A genomic window from Litoreibacter janthinus includes:
- the eno gene encoding phosphopyruvate hydratase, whose translation MSTIIDIHAREILDSRGNPTVEVDVMLEDGTMGRAAVPSGASTGAYEAVEKRDGDKARYMGKGVLDAVAAVNGELAENLLGEDALDQVGIDEMMIELDGTDNKGRLGANAILGVSMATAKAAADFTSQPLFRYIGGTSARVLPVPMMNIINGGEHADNPIDIQEFMIMPVAAENIREAVRMGSEVFHTLKKELSAGGYSTGIGDEGGFAPAISSSREALDFILKSIEKAGYKPGEDIYLALDCAATEYYRDGKYDMKGEGKVLSSEENVDYLAALVADYPIISIEDGMSEDDWDGWAALTAKLGDKIQLVGDDLFVTNPARLAEGIKKGSANSMLVKVNQIGTLTETLKAVEMAHRAGFTNVMSHRSGETEDATIADLAVATNCGQIKTGSLSRSDRLAKYNQLIRIDEMLGETAEYAGRSILKG comes from the coding sequence ATGAGCACAATTATTGATATTCACGCCCGTGAAATTCTCGACAGCCGGGGCAACCCCACAGTTGAGGTCGACGTAATGCTGGAAGACGGCACCATGGGCCGCGCCGCTGTTCCGTCGGGCGCTTCGACTGGCGCTTATGAGGCGGTAGAAAAACGCGACGGCGACAAAGCGCGTTACATGGGCAAAGGCGTTCTTGATGCAGTTGCAGCTGTAAACGGCGAATTGGCCGAAAATCTGCTAGGCGAAGATGCGCTGGACCAAGTCGGCATTGACGAAATGATGATCGAGCTGGACGGCACCGACAACAAAGGCCGCTTGGGTGCAAACGCTATTTTGGGTGTGTCGATGGCTACCGCGAAAGCTGCTGCCGATTTCACCTCACAGCCCCTGTTCCGCTACATTGGCGGCACCTCGGCCCGTGTTTTGCCTGTGCCAATGATGAATATCATCAACGGCGGCGAACATGCTGACAACCCGATCGACATCCAAGAATTCATGATCATGCCAGTGGCCGCCGAGAACATCCGCGAAGCTGTGCGTATGGGCTCCGAAGTGTTCCACACGCTGAAAAAAGAACTGTCCGCAGGCGGCTATTCCACCGGCATTGGCGACGAAGGCGGCTTTGCACCCGCGATTTCGTCCTCGCGTGAGGCTTTGGACTTTATTCTGAAATCCATCGAGAAGGCTGGCTACAAACCGGGCGAAGACATCTATCTGGCGCTGGACTGTGCGGCGACCGAATACTACCGCGACGGCAAATATGACATGAAGGGCGAAGGCAAAGTTCTGTCGTCCGAAGAAAACGTGGATTATTTGGCTGCACTTGTGGCGGATTACCCGATCATCTCGATCGAAGATGGCATGAGCGAAGATGACTGGGACGGCTGGGCGGCTCTGACTGCCAAGCTGGGCGACAAGATCCAGTTGGTGGGCGACGATTTGTTCGTCACCAACCCGGCGCGTCTGGCCGAAGGGATCAAGAAGGGTTCCGCCAACTCAATGTTGGTGAAAGTAAACCAGATCGGCACGTTGACCGAGACCTTGAAGGCTGTGGAAATGGCCCACCGTGCAGGCTTCACGAATGTGATGTCGCACCGCTCCGGCGAGACCGAGGACGCAACCATTGCCGACCTGGCCGTCGCGACAAACTGTGGCCAGATTAAAACAGGCTCGCTGTCGCGTTCGGACCGTTTGGCGAAATATAACCAGTTGATCCGCATCGACGAAATGCTGGGCGAGACGGCTGAATACGCAGGCCGCTCGATCCTGAAAGGGTAA
- a CDS encoding tetratricopeptide repeat-containing sulfotransferase family protein — translation MTSRPSQDQLLAIVDSIQRGALNEALSRAQDLDHEFPDFPITQNLTGIILKEMGRLEDALVPLKAAVKQRPDYAEAQNNLGIVLSDLGRFKEAAKHYLAAIDQNPNYSEALNNLGCLMKDMDRNDDALTLLDRAIGLQPEYAEAICNKGDVLMHLGDRDAAAACFRQTIQIAPTYAAAHQNLTECQQYTKDTPHLAEMEGVLAQGGLDADSEMRLNFALGKAHDDFGDYDQAFKHFDAANRARGKAVSYDFEQDRKLFARLKGIFAESVPELSVPQATRRPIFVLGMPRSGTSLTEQILASHSKVYGAGELGLLNNVLHRTDALNRPMSEALLREVRTGYLGGLAEAGTEASVITDKLPLNFRWIGYILKALPEAKVIHCSRDARAVCWSIYRHSFVTPGNDYRYSQESIAQFYHLYQDLMAFWHERFPGRVLDMNYELLTENQERETRRLLEFSELGWEDQCLDFHRTKHSVQTASTGRVRQQIYPGSSESWRNYEAHLGPLLEGLGVRRSDQ, via the coding sequence ATGACGTCGCGCCCCTCTCAAGACCAATTGTTGGCAATCGTAGACTCCATCCAACGCGGCGCCCTCAACGAGGCCTTGTCCCGAGCGCAAGACTTGGACCACGAGTTTCCGGATTTCCCGATCACGCAGAACCTGACCGGCATCATCCTGAAGGAAATGGGCCGCTTGGAAGACGCGCTTGTTCCCTTGAAGGCGGCAGTCAAACAACGCCCGGATTATGCGGAAGCGCAAAACAATCTGGGGATCGTTTTGAGTGATCTCGGGCGCTTCAAAGAAGCTGCAAAGCATTATCTCGCGGCGATAGACCAGAACCCGAACTATTCCGAGGCTCTCAACAATCTTGGGTGCCTGATGAAGGATATGGACCGCAACGATGACGCGCTCACGTTGCTGGACCGTGCTATAGGTTTGCAGCCCGAATATGCCGAGGCGATTTGCAACAAGGGCGACGTTCTGATGCATCTCGGTGATCGCGACGCAGCGGCGGCCTGCTTTCGTCAAACGATCCAGATCGCGCCTACCTATGCTGCCGCGCATCAAAATTTAACCGAATGCCAGCAGTACACCAAGGACACCCCGCACCTTGCAGAGATGGAAGGCGTGCTGGCACAGGGCGGCTTGGACGCAGATAGCGAGATGAGGCTGAACTTTGCCCTGGGCAAAGCACACGATGATTTTGGCGACTATGATCAGGCCTTCAAGCATTTCGACGCCGCGAACCGCGCGCGCGGTAAGGCTGTTTCTTACGACTTCGAACAGGACCGCAAACTGTTCGCCCGCCTCAAAGGCATATTCGCAGAATCGGTGCCTGAGCTTTCGGTGCCCCAAGCGACCCGCCGACCCATCTTTGTGTTGGGCATGCCGCGATCGGGCACCTCCTTGACCGAACAGATTCTCGCGAGCCACTCCAAAGTGTACGGCGCGGGGGAATTAGGTCTTTTGAACAATGTGCTGCACCGGACAGACGCGCTGAACCGTCCGATGAGCGAGGCACTGTTGCGTGAAGTCCGGACAGGGTATCTGGGCGGGCTTGCAGAAGCGGGAACCGAGGCGTCAGTCATCACCGACAAGCTGCCTCTGAATTTCCGCTGGATCGGGTATATTCTGAAAGCATTGCCGGAAGCCAAAGTCATTCATTGCTCGCGGGATGCGCGCGCAGTGTGTTGGTCAATCTACCGCCACAGCTTTGTCACGCCGGGCAATGACTACAGGTATTCACAGGAAAGCATCGCGCAGTTTTACCACTTGTATCAAGATCTTATGGCGTTCTGGCATGAACGTTTTCCTGGGCGTGTGCTGGACATGAACTACGAACTTCTGACCGAAAACCAAGAGCGCGAAACGCGGCGACTGCTTGAGTTCAGCGAACTGGGTTGGGAGGATCAATGTCTAGACTTCCACAGGACAAAACACTCGGTTCAAACTGCGTCGACGGGACGAGTTCGGCAGCAGATATATCCGGGCAGTTCTGAATCTTGGCGCAACTACGAAGCCCATTTGGGCCCACTACTTGAAGGCTTGGGCGTGCGTCGCTCAGACCAATGA
- a CDS encoding Fur family transcriptional regulator — protein MGKSIISRSAERGLRMTGQRRVIAQVLEEAEDHPDVEELHARASALDEGISIATVYRTVKLFEEAGLLERLEFGDGRARYEDAERDHHDHLIDMQTGEVIEFVDPEIEELQERIAKRLGYTLKGHRLELYGVKRR, from the coding sequence ATGGGAAAATCCATTATCAGCCGCTCGGCCGAGCGCGGGTTGCGCATGACAGGCCAGCGCCGCGTGATTGCACAGGTTTTGGAAGAAGCTGAAGACCACCCCGATGTTGAGGAATTGCATGCCCGCGCATCGGCGCTGGATGAGGGTATTTCCATCGCCACGGTCTATCGCACTGTGAAGCTTTTCGAGGAAGCGGGATTGCTGGAGCGGCTGGAATTTGGCGACGGACGTGCCCGCTACGAAGACGCAGAGCGCGACCACCATGACCATTTGATCGACATGCAGACCGGCGAGGTAATAGAATTTGTCGACCCTGAAATCGAAGAGCTTCAAGAACGGATCGCCAAACGGTTGGGCTATACACTTAAGGGCCACAGACTTGAGCTATACGGAGTGAAACGCAGATGA
- a CDS encoding DEAD/DEAH box helicase — protein MNKFETLGISPKIAEKLTENGITNPTPIQEEAIPIILTGRDVMGLAQTGTGKTAAFGLPMIHNLIKIGTKPAPRTVRGLILAPTRELAKQICDNLKMFQGGGHLKINMVVGGVSINPQKKALERGTDILVATPGRLIDLLQQKAVVLGDAQYLVLDEADQMLDMGFIHALRQIAPLLPKERQTLLFSATMPKLMEELAATYLDHPRRVQVAAPGKTADKITQSVHYIAKAAKNDLLIELMDQHRDDLALVFCRTKHGAEKLMKLLDSKGFAAGSIHGNKSQNHRDRSLAQFKSGELRVLVATDVAARGIDIPGVGFVYNYDLPNVPESYVHRIGRTARAGREGEAIAFCAPDEMGEMKDIEKMLKITIPVAGGRRWSPSEEEKKPARGGGGNRGGGRPGGGGGRRGQGQGKPKAAGGRAGEAPAGGAPKRKRNRRRRGQGPASAAA, from the coding sequence TTGAACAAGTTTGAAACTTTGGGGATCTCCCCGAAAATTGCCGAGAAGCTCACCGAGAACGGCATCACAAACCCCACTCCTATCCAAGAAGAAGCAATTCCGATCATCCTGACCGGCCGCGATGTTATGGGCTTGGCCCAAACCGGCACAGGCAAAACTGCAGCGTTCGGGCTGCCCATGATCCACAACCTGATCAAAATCGGGACCAAGCCCGCGCCCCGTACGGTGCGTGGTCTGATCCTCGCGCCGACCCGCGAGCTGGCCAAGCAGATCTGCGATAACCTGAAAATGTTCCAAGGTGGCGGCCACCTGAAAATCAATATGGTCGTTGGCGGTGTATCCATCAATCCACAGAAAAAAGCGCTGGAGCGCGGCACCGACATTCTGGTCGCCACTCCGGGCCGTCTGATTGACCTTTTGCAGCAAAAAGCTGTCGTGCTCGGCGATGCGCAATACCTTGTGCTCGACGAAGCGGACCAGATGCTTGACATGGGATTCATCCACGCCCTGCGCCAGATTGCACCCTTGTTGCCAAAAGAGCGTCAGACGCTGTTGTTCTCGGCCACCATGCCCAAGCTGATGGAAGAGCTTGCCGCGACCTATTTGGATCACCCGCGACGCGTGCAGGTTGCCGCGCCGGGTAAGACCGCGGACAAGATCACGCAAAGCGTCCACTACATCGCAAAAGCCGCGAAAAACGATCTTCTGATCGAGTTGATGGATCAGCACCGCGATGATCTGGCCCTTGTGTTCTGCCGCACCAAGCACGGTGCCGAAAAGCTGATGAAGCTGCTCGACAGCAAAGGTTTTGCTGCGGGCTCCATTCACGGCAACAAGTCGCAAAACCACCGTGACCGCTCATTGGCTCAGTTCAAATCGGGCGAGTTGCGCGTCTTGGTCGCCACCGATGTGGCGGCGCGTGGTATCGACATTCCCGGCGTTGGCTTCGTGTACAACTACGATCTGCCCAACGTGCCCGAAAGCTATGTGCACCGCATTGGCCGGACCGCGCGCGCTGGCCGCGAAGGGGAGGCGATCGCGTTCTGCGCTCCCGACGAGATGGGTGAGATGAAAGACATCGAAAAGATGCTCAAGATCACCATCCCAGTTGCGGGTGGGCGTCGCTGGTCTCCGTCTGAAGAAGAGAAAAAGCCGGCACGCGGTGGCGGTGGCAATCGTGGTGGCGGTCGCCCCGGTGGTGGCGGCGGCCGTCGTGGCCAAGGCCAGGGCAAGCCGAAAGCTGCGGGTGGCAGAGCTGGCGAAGCTCCAGCCGGTGGCGCGCCAAAACGCAAGCGCAACCGCCGTCGTCGGGGCCAAGGCCCTGCATCTGCTGCGGCTTAA
- a CDS encoding single-stranded DNA-binding protein, with protein sequence MAGSVNKVILIGNLGRDPEIRTFQNGGKVCNLRIATSETWKDRNTGERREKTEWHTVAIFQEGLVRIAEQYLKKGSKVYIEGQLQTRKWQDQSGADRYSTEVVLQGFGGTLTMLDGPSGGGGGGGNYGGGGGGGSYGGDPMGGGYDSGPSGGGGGQSSPSSDIDDEIPF encoded by the coding sequence ATGGCTGGTTCAGTTAATAAAGTCATTCTTATCGGCAACCTTGGGCGCGACCCGGAAATCCGCACGTTCCAGAACGGCGGCAAGGTTTGCAACCTGCGCATCGCGACGTCCGAGACTTGGAAGGACCGCAACACAGGTGAGCGACGCGAGAAGACGGAGTGGCATACCGTCGCCATTTTCCAAGAAGGTCTGGTTCGCATTGCCGAGCAGTACCTGAAAAAGGGCTCCAAAGTTTACATCGAAGGCCAGTTGCAAACCCGCAAGTGGCAAGACCAAAGCGGCGCTGACCGCTATTCTACCGAGGTTGTGCTACAAGGCTTTGGCGGCACGCTGACAATGCTCGACGGTCCAAGCGGCGGTGGCGGAGGTGGCGGCAACTATGGTGGCGGCGGCGGTGGTGGAAGCTACGGCGGCGACCCAATGGGTGGCGGCTATGACAGCGGGCCATCCGGCGGCGGTGGCGGTCAGTCCAGCCCGTCGAGCGACATCGACGACGAAATTCCGTTCTAA
- a CDS encoding lytic transglycosylase domain-containing protein translates to MRKLLVALTAFSLAAPSFPTLSVAEGLASSGSTSNRSKLFSSQARLLDGRLSSQYKASTKLQPGTKKVSYGVSTAIPSYRGSYKGVYLEDAKSAARKHGVPTDLFLRLVQQESGWKPHAVSHAGAIGLAQLMPGTARKLRVNPRDPKQNLEGGARYLSQMYRKFGSWRLALAAYNAGPGAVEKHGGVPPYRETRNYVRKILGS, encoded by the coding sequence ATGCGTAAGCTCTTGGTAGCATTGACGGCATTCTCTTTAGCGGCGCCGTCTTTTCCAACTCTGTCAGTCGCAGAAGGACTCGCGTCCTCAGGCTCGACCAGCAACAGATCCAAGCTATTTAGCTCGCAAGCGCGCCTTCTTGATGGGCGTCTGTCGTCGCAATACAAAGCTTCAACGAAACTGCAGCCGGGCACAAAAAAGGTGTCTTACGGGGTCTCCACAGCGATACCCAGCTATCGGGGATCGTACAAAGGCGTCTATCTGGAAGACGCCAAAAGCGCGGCCCGCAAGCATGGCGTTCCGACCGATTTGTTCTTGCGTCTTGTTCAGCAGGAAAGCGGCTGGAAGCCCCATGCTGTTTCTCATGCAGGTGCGATCGGACTTGCCCAGTTGATGCCAGGCACGGCGCGCAAACTGAGGGTCAACCCGCGTGACCCGAAGCAAAACCTAGAGGGCGGTGCACGCTATCTGTCGCAGATGTATCGCAAGTTCGGCAGCTGGCGTTTGGCACTTGCTGCCTATAATGCAGGGCCGGGCGCGGTTGAAAAACACGGTGGCGTCCCGCCATATCGCGAGACCCGCAATTACGTGCGCAAAATCCTAGGCAGCTAA
- the aroB gene encoding 3-dehydroquinate synthase, which translates to MHPHETVQVALGDRSYRIEIGHGLLAGAGDWITPFLTRPRVAVVTDDTVGPLHLAALRDGLAAAGVEMCHLTLPSGEATKCWRYLTETVEWLLEQKVERGDMVVAFGGGVIGDLVGFAAAILRRGVRFVQIPTSLLAQVDSSVGGKTAINSRHGKNLIGSFHQPTLVLADVAVLGTLTERDFLAGYGEVVKYGLLGDAAFFDWLEVNAPDLASGDVAKRIEAVRWSCQMKADIVERDETEKGDRALLNLGHTFGHALEAATGYSDRLLHGEGVAIGCALAFEVSSRLGLCSQEEPSRVRAHLKAMGMKTDLSDIAGDLPDADGLVALMGQDKKVTQGTLNYIMARGIGEAFVTSDVDPKVVQSVLSDALARR; encoded by the coding sequence ATGCACCCTCATGAAACCGTTCAGGTGGCCTTGGGCGACCGCAGCTACCGCATTGAAATTGGCCACGGGTTACTTGCCGGAGCTGGCGATTGGATCACCCCATTTCTGACCCGCCCTCGTGTGGCCGTGGTCACGGATGACACAGTTGGCCCGTTGCATCTGGCGGCCTTGCGCGATGGGTTGGCGGCGGCGGGAGTAGAGATGTGCCACCTCACACTGCCATCGGGAGAAGCGACCAAATGCTGGCGATACCTGACTGAAACGGTCGAATGGCTGCTGGAACAAAAGGTCGAACGTGGCGACATGGTAGTGGCATTCGGGGGCGGTGTTATTGGCGATCTCGTCGGCTTCGCCGCAGCCATCTTGCGCCGCGGTGTCCGGTTCGTTCAGATCCCAACGTCTTTGCTGGCGCAGGTCGACAGTTCTGTCGGGGGCAAGACCGCCATCAACTCGCGGCATGGTAAAAACCTGATCGGCTCTTTCCATCAACCGACTTTGGTTCTGGCGGATGTGGCGGTGCTTGGCACATTGACCGAGCGCGATTTTCTTGCCGGCTATGGCGAGGTCGTCAAATACGGACTCCTTGGCGATGCGGCGTTTTTCGACTGGCTGGAAGTTAACGCCCCCGATTTGGCAAGTGGCGATGTCGCCAAGCGGATCGAAGCGGTGCGTTGGTCGTGCCAGATGAAAGCCGACATCGTGGAGCGCGATGAGACCGAAAAAGGCGACCGCGCCCTTTTGAACCTTGGCCACACGTTTGGCCACGCGTTAGAGGCCGCGACGGGCTATTCGGACCGTCTGCTGCACGGAGAAGGTGTCGCCATTGGTTGTGCCTTGGCGTTCGAGGTCTCTTCACGTCTGGGGCTGTGCTCTCAAGAGGAGCCGAGCCGCGTGCGCGCCCATCTTAAAGCTATGGGAATGAAAACCGATCTTTCCGATATCGCAGGCGACTTGCCGGATGCGGACGGGCTCGTGGCGCTGATGGGGCAGGACAAGAAAGTCACCCAAGGCACGCTGAACTACATCATGGCCCGCGGAATCGGAGAGGCGTTTGTCACGTCGGACGTAGACCCGAAGGTAGTGCAGTCGGTCCTGTCGGACGCGCTGGCTCGGCGTTAG
- a CDS encoding shikimate kinase, with amino-acid sequence MTLTRPLVLVGMMGAGKTAIGGAVARKLGVPFLDSDEELVRAANRSIAEIFERDGEAFFRARETEVISRLLDGVPAVLSTGGGAFLSEANRAMIDEKAVSVWLKADLPLLWDRVRHKKTRPLLRTDDPLATLTEIYNARIPVYSLAKLSVEARAEYSIDTMADKVIKTLKDAQLLKDAET; translated from the coding sequence ATGACCTTGACCCGACCGTTGGTCCTTGTCGGCATGATGGGCGCCGGTAAAACCGCCATTGGTGGGGCCGTTGCGCGGAAATTGGGCGTGCCATTCTTGGATAGCGACGAGGAATTGGTGCGCGCGGCGAACCGGTCTATCGCCGAGATATTCGAGCGCGATGGTGAAGCCTTCTTTCGCGCCCGGGAAACGGAAGTGATCTCCCGCCTGCTGGATGGTGTGCCAGCCGTGCTGTCCACCGGCGGCGGCGCCTTCTTGAGTGAGGCCAACCGCGCAATGATTGATGAAAAGGCTGTCTCGGTTTGGCTGAAAGCCGACTTGCCGTTGCTGTGGGACCGTGTGCGGCACAAGAAGACCCGCCCCCTTTTGCGTACGGACGATCCGCTGGCTACGCTTACCGAGATCTACAATGCCCGCATTCCGGTCTATTCGCTTGCAAAATTGAGTGTCGAAGCGCGCGCCGAATATTCCATCGACACCATGGCCGACAAGGTCATCAAAACGCTGAAAGATGCCCAATTGCTGAAGGACGCTGAAACGTGA
- a CDS encoding site-specific tyrosine recombinase XerD, translating to MSRWIETFLDAQSAELDASENTLLAYGRDLIDFSGWLSDRGQTFETATRADVEDYLIHCDDQGLAQSTRARRLSAIKQLYRFAYEEGWREDNPAIQIKGPGRRKSLPKTLSVEEVDRLLGAAQTSARSQDDRLRNTCLMELLYATGMRVSELVTLPVSAARGDPRMLLVKGKGGKERMVPLAASARDALAVWIDTRDAQDAAAQSKGKPSSKFLFPSRGKQGHLTRHRFYMLIKELAVAGGVDPSKVTPHTLRHAFATHLLANGADLRAIQTLLGHADISTTEIYTHVLDERLKDLVMEHHPLAKG from the coding sequence ATGTCGCGCTGGATCGAGACATTTTTGGACGCCCAGTCGGCCGAACTCGACGCCTCCGAAAACACGTTGCTGGCTTACGGGCGCGACCTGATCGATTTTTCGGGATGGCTTTCGGACCGCGGCCAGACATTCGAAACGGCGACACGCGCAGATGTGGAGGATTACCTGATCCACTGCGACGATCAGGGGCTTGCGCAATCCACTCGCGCGCGCCGGTTGTCCGCGATCAAACAGCTATACCGTTTCGCCTATGAGGAAGGTTGGCGCGAGGACAATCCTGCCATCCAGATCAAAGGTCCAGGGCGCCGGAAGTCTTTGCCTAAAACCCTGAGCGTCGAAGAGGTCGATCGCCTGTTGGGTGCTGCGCAAACCTCTGCGCGCAGCCAAGATGATCGTTTGCGCAACACCTGTTTGATGGAGCTGCTTTATGCCACCGGAATGCGGGTGAGCGAGCTTGTGACCCTGCCGGTTTCTGCGGCGCGGGGCGATCCGCGCATGCTGCTGGTCAAAGGGAAGGGCGGGAAAGAACGCATGGTGCCGCTCGCCGCGTCCGCGCGCGATGCTCTGGCGGTCTGGATCGACACCCGTGATGCGCAGGATGCAGCCGCTCAGAGCAAGGGCAAGCCGTCATCGAAGTTCCTGTTCCCGTCGCGAGGCAAGCAAGGCCACCTGACGCGACACCGCTTCTACATGCTGATCAAGGAACTCGCTGTCGCTGGTGGCGTGGACCCGTCCAAAGTTACGCCACACACCTTGCGCCACGCTTTTGCGACACATCTTTTGGCAAACGGGGCGGACCTGCGTGCGATCCAAACGCTTTTGGGCCATGCCGACATCTCGACCACCGAGATTTACACCCACGTTCTCGACGAGCGGCTCAAAGACCTCGTGATGGAGCATCACCCGCTCGCCAAAGGCTAA
- a CDS encoding metallophosphoesterase family protein — protein MTNIRDLGELEGDLLLFGGAYSNVQAFEALIAAAQRHSIPAERCIFTGDVIAYGADALACAELLATFDCPTILGNCEQQLLDGASDCGCGFEEGTVCDLASKTWFEHAARQIGPRAAEFWGHTPDWLTFSHAGKRYVVIHGGATDVARFIWPSDVSAVFNAEFATIEAQVGSIDGIICGHSGIPFERVVAGKTWINAGVIGMPPHDGRAETRYAILSGDGVRFHSLTYDTRAARGAMEAAGLTQGYETGLVNGLWPSEDVLPQCLRR, from the coding sequence ATGACCAACATCCGCGACTTGGGAGAATTAGAGGGCGATCTCCTGCTGTTCGGTGGTGCCTACTCAAACGTGCAAGCGTTTGAGGCCCTGATCGCGGCGGCGCAGCGCCATTCGATCCCTGCCGAGCGCTGCATTTTTACAGGCGATGTGATAGCATATGGTGCGGACGCTTTGGCCTGCGCCGAACTATTGGCGACATTTGACTGCCCCACGATCCTTGGAAATTGCGAACAACAGCTTCTGGACGGCGCATCGGATTGTGGCTGCGGCTTTGAAGAGGGCACGGTTTGTGATCTTGCGTCAAAGACGTGGTTTGAGCATGCGGCCCGCCAGATCGGCCCGCGCGCAGCGGAGTTCTGGGGCCACACACCGGACTGGCTGACGTTTTCCCATGCGGGCAAGCGCTACGTGGTGATCCATGGCGGCGCGACCGACGTGGCACGATTTATCTGGCCCAGCGATGTCAGCGCCGTTTTTAACGCCGAGTTTGCCACTATCGAAGCGCAGGTTGGCTCAATAGACGGGATTATTTGCGGGCATTCCGGCATACCGTTTGAACGCGTCGTTGCGGGTAAGACGTGGATCAACGCAGGTGTAATTGGAATGCCGCCCCATGACGGGCGGGCCGAGACACGTTACGCGATACTGTCTGGTGATGGCGTCAGATTTCACAGTCTTACCTATGACACCCGCGCGGCTCGGGGCGCGATGGAAGCCGCGGGACTGACACAGGGGTACGAGACAGGGTTGGTCAACGGTCTTTGGCCATCCGAAGATGTCTTGCCACAGTGCTTGCGCCGTTAG
- a CDS encoding HlyC/CorC family transporter produces the protein MDDTATIFDSAFWLTAGGIFVLLLLSAFFSGSETALTAASRGKLRSQADKGSPGAERALRITEDNERLIGSVLLGNNLVNILAASLATALFTKAFGESGVAWATLVMTLLVLIFAEVLPKTYAITNSETAAARVSGPIAIVVLVFAPMVTAVRALVRGMLKLFGVETDPDSHILSVHEEIAGALALGHEEGVVHKEQRDRLLGALDLNDRDVEEIMLHRSEIEMINADDPPERILSQCLQSRFTRLPVYQGEQENIVGVMHAKDLLRAVDKTLRGPDGITGDLSDFDIMEVVRKPYFVPETTALDDQMRQFLRLHTHFALVVDEYGALQGLITLEDILEEIVGEITDEFDVAEVQALKPESDGSYAVEGAMTIRDLNRMADWSLPDEEANTVAGLVIHEAQSIPTKGQVFSFHGFRFEVVERQHNRLTKLKVRPL, from the coding sequence ATGGACGACACGGCAACAATCTTTGACAGCGCTTTCTGGCTCACGGCAGGCGGCATTTTCGTTCTGTTGCTTTTGTCAGCGTTCTTTTCCGGCTCGGAAACGGCTTTGACCGCTGCTTCGCGGGGCAAGCTGCGCAGTCAGGCTGACAAAGGGTCCCCGGGGGCAGAACGGGCGCTGAGGATCACCGAAGATAACGAAAGGCTGATCGGCTCCGTCCTGCTGGGCAATAACCTTGTGAACATTCTCGCGGCGTCGTTGGCGACGGCGCTGTTCACCAAAGCATTCGGTGAAAGCGGTGTGGCTTGGGCGACGTTGGTAATGACGCTATTGGTGCTGATTTTTGCGGAAGTTCTGCCCAAAACCTATGCCATCACCAATTCTGAAACCGCCGCCGCGCGGGTCTCGGGACCGATTGCTATCGTAGTGCTGGTATTTGCCCCGATGGTAACAGCCGTGCGCGCCCTTGTGCGCGGGATGCTGAAGCTGTTTGGCGTGGAAACCGACCCCGATAGTCATATCCTGTCGGTGCATGAGGAAATCGCTGGTGCATTGGCCTTGGGCCACGAGGAGGGCGTTGTTCACAAAGAGCAACGCGATCGTCTGTTGGGCGCGCTTGATTTGAACGACCGCGACGTTGAAGAGATCATGCTTCACCGCTCCGAAATCGAGATGATCAACGCCGACGACCCGCCGGAGCGGATTCTGAGCCAGTGTCTGCAAAGCCGTTTCACTCGTTTGCCTGTGTATCAGGGCGAGCAGGAAAACATCGTTGGCGTCATGCACGCCAAAGACCTGCTGCGCGCGGTCGACAAAACCCTGCGCGGGCCGGACGGGATCACCGGCGACCTCAGCGACTTCGACATTATGGAAGTCGTGCGCAAACCGTATTTCGTGCCGGAGACCACCGCTCTGGACGACCAGATGCGTCAGTTTTTGCGGCTGCACACACACTTTGCGTTGGTGGTGGATGAATATGGTGCGTTGCAGGGGTTGATCACGCTTGAGGATATTCTTGAAGAGATCGTGGGCGAGATCACCGATGAATTTGACGTGGCTGAGGTGCAGGCATTGAAGCCGGAAAGCGACGGCAGCTATGCGGTGGAAGGCGCGATGACCATTCGCGACCTGAACCGTATGGCGGATTGGTCCCTGCCCGATGAAGAGGCCAACACGGTCGCAGGGTTGGTCATTCATGAAGCACAATCGATCCCAACCAAAGGGCAGGTTTTCTCGTTCCACGGCTTCCGCTTCGAGGTGGTTGAGCGCCAGCACAACAGATTGACCAAGCTAAAAGTGAGGCCCCTGTGA